The Camelina sativa cultivar DH55 chromosome 14, Cs, whole genome shotgun sequence genome includes a window with the following:
- the LOC104743862 gene encoding subtilisin-like protease SBT3.11, whose translation MSSGVSWWVFWVMSVVVILNVEYNIVEGGAFEETKVHIVYLGEKEHNDPELVTASHLSMLESLLGSKKDASESIVHSYRHGFSGFAAHLTDAQAKKISEHPNVVQVTPNTYYELQTTRTFDYLGLSHSTPKGLLRDAKIGEDIIIGVLDSGVWPESESFNDKGLGPIPQRWKGMCVDGEDFDSKKHCNRKLIGARYYMESLFRKNKTDSRIPDTEYMSAREVLPHGTHVASTAGGSFVSNVSVNGFGVGTIRGGAPGARIAVYKVCWQREDGSCASAEIIKAMDDAIADGVDLITISIGRPNPTLTELDLYNQISYGAFHAVANGIPVLSAGGNYGPDDYSVQNIAPWIITVAATSLDRWYSTPLTLGNNMTLMARSAYKGKEIEAELMFVYSANEMTSAAKGKVVLAFPTESELTDYVTNLSTVQTEGLIFATKREDDLKVSEGIAMITVDYEQGSTMFKYIRTTSSPTIKISSAVALNGPLVATKVAEFSGRGPNPVSPYVLKPDIAAPGVGIVAASTPEKMGAEEGFYAESGTSMATPVVAGLVALLRAVHPDWSPAALKSALVTTASKTDLYGEPIFSEGLTRKLADPFDFGGGLVSPNKAADPGLVYDAGAEDYRLFLCASNYDEMHITKISRTNTLYRCPSPRPSMLDLNLPSITIPFLKEDVTLTRTVTNVGPVDSVYKLIVEPPLGVKISVTPNTLLFNSNVKKLSFKVTVSTTHKSNSIYYFGSLTWTDGSHNVTIPLSVRTQMLMYFSY comes from the exons ATGAGCTCTGGGGTCTCATGGTGGGTTTTTTGGGTAATGAGTGTTGTGGTGATTCTTAACGTGGAGTATAATATTGTGGAAGGTGGAGCCTTTGAAGAGACTAAG gtccaCATAGTATACCTTGGAGAAAAGGAGCATAATGATCCTGAGCTTGTAACGGCCTCGCATCTCAGCATGTTAGAATCCCTACTTGGAAG CAAAAAGGACGCTAGTGAGTCCATTGTCCATAGTTATCGTCATGGTTTCTCCGGATTTGCTGCCCATCTTACAGATGCCCAAGCGAAAAAAATCTCAG AGCATCCAAATGTAGTTCAAGTAACGCCCAATACTTACTATGAGCTGCAAACAACAAGGACATTTGATTATTTGGGGCTTTCTCATAGTACACCTAAAGGACTTCTTCGTGATGCTAAGATAGGCGAAGACATCATCATTGGTGTCTTGGACTCAG GTGTTTGGCCAGAGTCAGAGTCATTCAATGACAAAGGCTTAGGGCCAATCCCACAACGTTGGAAAGGGATGTGCGTAGACGGTGAAGATTTTGACTCGAAGAAACATTGCAACAGGAAGTTGATAGGAGCGAGGTATTACATGGAAAGCCTATTCCGAAAGAACAAAACAGATAGCAGAATACCGGACACGGAGTACATGTCCGCAAGGGAAGTATTGCCTCACGGTACCCATGTGGCCTCGACAGCCGGGGGATCCTTCGTTTCAAATGTGAGTGTAAATGGGTTTGGAGTGGGCACAATAAGAGGCGGAGCTCCTGGTGCTCGTATCGCTGTCTACAAAGTGTGTTGGCAAAGAGAAGACGGAAGTTGCGCGAGCGCAGAAATAATCAAAGCAATGGACGATGCCATAGCAGATGGGGTGGACTTGATAACAATATCAATAGGCAGGCCTAACCCTACGCTGACTGAACTTGatttatataatcaaatctCGTATGGAGCATTCCATGCAGTCGCCAATGGCATTCCAGTGCTCAGTGCGGGTGGTAACTATGGGCCTGATGATTATTCAGTCCAGAACATAGCTCCATGGATCATTACAGTGGCTGCCACTAGTCTAGACCGGTGGTATTCCACACCTTTGACACTAGGCAACAACATGACCTTAAtg GCACGGAGCGCGTACAAGGGTAAGGAGATCGAAGCAGAACTAATGTTCGTGTATAGTGCAAACGAGATGACGAGTGCGGCAAAGGGAAAAGTGGTGCTAGCTTTCCCGACTGAAAGTGAATTGACGGATTACGTTACTAACCTTTCAACTGTGCAAACAGAGGGTCTAATCTTTGCCACCAAAAGAGAGGACGATTTGAAAGTCTCTGAAGGTATCGCCATGATCACGGTCGACTATGAACAAGGATCTACCATGTTCAAGTACATAAGAACCACTAG TTCGCCCACCATAAAAATAAGCTCTGCAGTCGCGCTTAATGGACCACTTGTAGCCACTAAGGTAGCTGAGTTCTCAGGAAGAGGACCCAATCCCGTATCTCCATATGTTCTCAAG CCCGATATAGCAGCTCCAGGTGTAGGCATAGTGGCTGCAAGTACCCCAGAAAAAATGGGTGCCGAGGAAGGATTCTATGCTGAGTCGGGAACTTCAATGGCAACACCTGTGGTCGCTGGTTTAGTTGCGCTACTTAGAGCTGTGCATCCTGACTGGTCTCCGGCCGCGCTTAAGTCAGCTCTCGTCACTACAG CTTCCAAAACGGATCTCTACGGAGAACCTATATTTTCGGAAGGACTAACACGAAAACTAGCCGATCCTTTTGACTTCGGAGGAGGATTAGTTAGCCCAAACAAAGCAGCCGACCCGGGTCTTGTCTATGACGCAGGTGCAGAAGACTATAGACTTTTTTTATGTGCTTCTAATTATGATGAGATGCACATcacaaaaatatcaagaacAAATACGTTATATCGATGTCCGAGTCCAAGGCCTTCTATGCTTGATCTCAATTTGCCTTCCATCACCATTCCATTCCTTAAGGAAGATGTGACTCTCACGAGAACCGTCACCAACGTTGGACCCGTTGACTCCGTCTATAAACTCATCGTCGAGCCTCCATTGGGTGTCAAAATCTCTGTCACACCCAACACATTGTTATTTAACTCAAATGTCAAGAAACTCAGCTTCAAGGTTACTGTCTCCACAACTCACAAATCCAATTCGATTTATTATTttgggagcttgacttggactGATGGCTCTCACAACGTCACTATCCCATTATCTGTCAGAACTCAAATGTTGATGTATTTCAGctattga
- the LOC104743863 gene encoding pentatricopeptide repeat-containing protein At1g43980, mitochondrial, whose protein sequence is MFQLLRRAHGLCMPSSFYFSRLVDRSLLSKCPTLARVAHAQLLKVGFIPNTFWGNRCLQLYFKSGSVVDAFQLLDDIPDKNTISWNVSLKGLLKNGYLNYALDLFDEMHERDVVSWNTMISGLASCGFPEYGMRVFLDMQSWVIRPTEFTFSILASLVSCVSHGEQIHGNAICSGVSKSNLVVWNSFMDMYRRIGVFDYALSVFLTMEDRDVISWNCLILCCSDSGNKEVALDQFGLMREMGNRPDEYTVSTVVSICSDLRDLCKGKQAIALCIKMGVLSNTIVLGAGIDMFSKCNRLDDSVKLFRELGKWDSVLCNSMIGSYSWHGFGEDALRLFIVAMRQSIRPDKFTLSSVLSSMNAVMLDHGAQVHSLVIKLGFDQDTAVATSLMEMYFKTGLVDSAMRVFATTDGKDLIFWNTVIMGLERNSKAAESLAVFNQLLMNQGLKPDRVTLMGILVACCYAGFVNEGIQIFSSMVKTYGVNPGNEHYASIIELLCRAGMISEAKDIADKIPFEPSSHIWEPILCASLDLGDTRLAETVAKTMLESEPKSSFPYLVLIKLYEMTWRWENSVKIRYAMNEQKIKSAQGSSKIGIKSSVYSFEGDQLQIHGGHDTCAVLDLLSWDSVDQKIHWSAYHFH, encoded by the coding sequence ATGTTCCAACTGCTCCGACGAGCTCATGGACTTTGCATGCCGTCTTCTTTCTACTTCTCGCGTCTCGTAGACCGCTCTTTGCTCTCAAAGTGTCCGACTTTAGCCAGAGTCGCCCATGCCCAGCTCCTCAAAGTTGGATTCATACCCAATACTTTTTGGGGAAATCGCTGTCTTCAACTCTACTTCAAATCCGGATCTGTCGTCGATGCTTTTCAACTGTTGGACGATATTCCTGATAAGAACACTATATCCTGGAACGTTTCCCTGAAGGGTTTGTTAAAAAATGGTTATCTAAACTATGCACTTGACCTGTTCGATGAAATGCATGAACGAGATGTTGTTAGCTGGAACACAATGATTTCAGGGTTGGCTTCTTGTGGGTTTCCGGAATATGGGATGAGGGTTTTCTTGGATATGCAGAGTTGGGTTATCCGACCAACTGAGTTCACGTTTTCGATTCTGGCTTCTCTAGTTTCTTGTGTTAGCCATGGGGAGCAGATTCATGGTAATGCTATTTGCAGTGGCGTGAGTAAGTCTAATTTGGTGGTGTGGAATTCATTCATGGATATGTATAGAAGAATAGGCGTTTTTGATTATGCTTTATCAGTGTTTTTAACTATGGAAGATAGAGATGTTATCTCGTGGAactgtttgattttgtgttgttctGATTCTGGTAACAAAGAAGTGGCTTTGGATCAGTTTGGTCTGATGAGAGAAATGGGGAATCGACCGGACGAATACACAGTTTCAACGGTTGTGTCTATTTGCTCGGATTTGCGAGATTTGTGCAAGGGTAAGCAGGCTATTGCTCTTTGCATCAAGATGGGGGTTTTATCTAACACCATTGTTTTAGGAGCTGGGATTGACATGTTTTCCAAATGCAACAGATTGGATGATTCGGTTAAGCTTTTCAGAGAGTTGGGGAAATGGGATTCAGTGTTGTGCAACTCCATGATCGGTAGCTATTCGTGGCATGGTTTTGGAGAAGATGCTCTGAGGCTCTTTATTGTTGCCATGAGACAGAGCATTAGGCCCGATAAGTTCACGCTCAGTAGTGTTTTGAGCTCGATGAATGCTGTGATGCTAGATCACGGAGCACAAGTTCATTCTTTGGTTATCAAGTTGGGGTTTGATCAGGACACGGCAGTAGCCACCTCACTCATGGAGATGTACTTTAAAACCGGTTTAGTTGATTCAGCAATGAGAGTGTTTGCCACAACAGATGGAAAAGATCTGATCTTTTGGAACACAGTGATAATGGGCTTGGAGAGAAACAGCAAAGCAGCTGAGTCTCTTGCTGTTTTCAATCAATTGCTGATGAACCAAGGTCTGAAACCGGATAGAGTGACTTTAATGGGTATCTTGGTAGCTTGTTGTTATGCTGGCTTTGTTAATGAAGGAATTCAGATATTCTCTTCAATGGTAAAGACTTATGGAGTTAATCCCGGAAACGAGCATTATGCCAGTATAATCGAATTGCTTTGCAGAGCAGGTATGATCAGTGAAGCAAAGGACATTGCCGACAAGATACCTTTTGAACCAAGCTCTCATATCTGGGAACCGATTCTCTGTGCATCTCTGGATCTTGGAGACACGAGACTCGCTGAGACTGTGGCGAAAACAATGTTAGAATCTGAACCAAAGTCATCGTTTCCATATCTGGTTCTGATCAAGTTATACGAGATGACATGGCGCTGGGAAAATTCAGTGAAGATAAGATACGCCATGAATGAACAGAAGATCAAATCGGCTCAAGGATCGAGCAAGATCGGTATAAAGAGCAGCGTGTACAGCTTCGAGGGTGACCAGTTGCAAATTCATGGAGGTCATGATACTTGCGCAGTCTTGGACTTATTGTCTTGGGACTCTGTTGATCAGAAAATTCATTGGTCTGCATATCATTTTCACTAA